Proteins co-encoded in one Kutzneria chonburiensis genomic window:
- a CDS encoding serpin family protein translates to MDLAFTLALHRAVDPDPDNDLCWSPFSVLSALGLTAEAAEGASRDELVGSLLGDPVLAGGGTTGGVRGSAGDRAGELRAQAAQLAAAAELDDTGHGDPPVLAVSNTLWAVEDLPIRREFADELARWPNGSVKGAPFADAPEDARKLINTDVAETTRGLIPELIPPGSIKPMTVAALVNALYLKVAWQHPFTDGATAPRPFHAPTGTYEPPSMRQTQRLGYGHRDGWQVVVLPAAGGVDAVLLLPDGPLTEAEPALDAAKLADLLDTTSSQRVQLTMPRINVSTRASIKHPLLDLGVHLLFKPGQAGLTRLCPDPRLYVDDVLHESVLKFDEQGLEGAAATAVVMRTMSMAMPAEPVVVDVDRPFLVVVRHRQTGVPYFVARVVHP, encoded by the coding sequence GTGGACCTGGCGTTCACCCTCGCCCTGCACCGTGCGGTCGACCCCGATCCGGACAACGACCTGTGCTGGTCGCCGTTCTCGGTGCTGAGCGCCCTCGGGCTGACCGCGGAGGCTGCCGAGGGCGCCAGCCGGGACGAGCTCGTCGGCTCGCTGCTCGGCGATCCGGTACTGGCCGGCGGCGGCACGACGGGTGGCGTGCGCGGCTCGGCCGGTGACCGTGCGGGTGAGCTGCGGGCGCAGGCCGCCCAGCTGGCGGCGGCGGCCGAGTTGGACGACACCGGGCACGGCGATCCGCCGGTGCTGGCCGTGTCCAACACCCTGTGGGCGGTCGAGGACCTGCCGATCCGGCGGGAGTTCGCCGACGAGCTGGCGCGCTGGCCCAACGGCTCGGTCAAGGGCGCGCCGTTCGCCGACGCGCCGGAGGACGCCAGGAAGCTGATCAACACCGACGTCGCGGAGACCACGCGCGGCCTGATCCCGGAGCTGATCCCGCCGGGCAGCATCAAGCCGATGACGGTCGCCGCCCTGGTCAACGCCCTGTACCTGAAGGTCGCCTGGCAGCACCCGTTCACCGACGGCGCCACCGCGCCGCGGCCGTTCCACGCGCCGACCGGCACGTACGAACCGCCGAGCATGCGGCAGACGCAGCGGCTGGGCTATGGCCACCGCGACGGCTGGCAGGTGGTCGTGCTGCCGGCGGCTGGTGGAGTGGACGCGGTCCTGCTGCTGCCGGACGGGCCGCTGACCGAGGCCGAGCCGGCGCTCGACGCCGCGAAGCTGGCCGATCTGCTCGACACGACGTCGTCGCAGCGGGTGCAGCTGACCATGCCGAGGATCAACGTCAGCACCCGGGCCAGCATCAAGCACCCGCTGCTGGACCTGGGCGTGCACCTGCTGTTCAAGCCCGGACAGGCCGGGCTGACCCGGCTGTGCCCCGATCCGCGCCTGTACGTGGACGACGTGCTGCACGAGTCGGTACTCAAGTTCGACGAGCAGGGACTTGAGGGCGCCGCCGCGACCGCCGTGGTCATGCGGACGATGTCCATGGCCATGCCGGCGGAACCGGTTGTGGTGGACGTGGACCGGCCGTTCCTCGTCGTCGTCCGGCACCGGCAGACCGGTGTGCCGTACTTCGTCGCCCGGGTCGTGCATCCGTAG
- a CDS encoding carboxymuconolactone decarboxylase family protein, protein MTRIPVVSNDQAGLLVRGVYWFAKRRYGAVPEPYGVFAQHRGLLKAGAVHELAVERTATTLPVSLRHLVQYRVAVVLGCSWCVDFGTMLQRMQGLDIERLRDIDDYETSSRYSEIERKALAYADAMTATPTTVTDEQVAELDAELGHVGVIELTYLIALENQRSRINHALGIVDQGFTSGEACRVPRV, encoded by the coding sequence ATGACGAGGATTCCTGTGGTGAGCAATGATCAGGCCGGCCTGCTGGTGCGCGGCGTGTACTGGTTCGCCAAGCGCCGCTACGGCGCGGTGCCCGAGCCGTACGGGGTTTTCGCCCAGCACCGAGGGCTGCTCAAGGCCGGTGCCGTGCACGAGCTCGCGGTGGAGCGGACGGCGACGACGCTGCCGGTGAGCTTGCGGCACCTGGTGCAGTACCGGGTCGCCGTGGTGCTGGGCTGCTCGTGGTGCGTCGACTTCGGGACCATGTTGCAGCGCATGCAGGGCCTGGACATCGAGCGGTTGCGGGACATCGACGACTACGAGACGTCGTCGCGCTACAGCGAGATCGAACGCAAGGCGCTGGCGTACGCCGATGCCATGACCGCCACGCCCACCACTGTCACCGATGAGCAGGTGGCGGAGTTGGACGCCGAGCTGGGGCATGTCGGGGTGATCGAGCTGACGTACCTGATCGCGCTGGAGAACCAGCGCAGCCGGATCAACCACGCGCTGGGCATCGTCGACCAGGGCTTCACCTCGGGCGAGGCGTGCCGGGTGCCGAGGGTTTGA
- a CDS encoding IS481 family transposase: protein MPHRNAPLTELGRLRLARCVVDDGWPLRPAADRFQVSVSTAQRWARRYRQLGAAGMVDRSSRPRTSPGRTPTRTERRIIKVRVLRRWGPARIAYLLGLNPATVHRVLRRYGLARLTHLDRATAQPIRRYERDAPGDLIHVDIKKLGNIPDGGGHRVHGRQIGGRNSQRTATATRSAYRNPLLGYGFLHNAIDDHSRLAYTEILPDETKETAAAFWQRAQTFFHTNGITVKRVLTDNGSCYRSRLWRDTLAAADITHKRTRPYRPQTNGKVERFNRTLLDEWAYARPYRSETERRQALPQWLHTYNHHRGHTALKGLPPASRVPNLTGQNT from the coding sequence ATGCCCCACCGTAACGCACCCTTGACCGAGCTGGGCAGGCTGCGGCTGGCCCGCTGCGTCGTGGACGACGGTTGGCCACTGCGACCAGCGGCCGACCGGTTCCAGGTCTCGGTCAGCACCGCTCAACGCTGGGCGCGGCGCTACCGCCAACTCGGTGCCGCTGGCATGGTCGACCGGTCCTCCCGTCCTCGCACCAGCCCTGGCCGTACCCCTACCCGCACCGAACGCCGCATCATCAAGGTCCGCGTACTACGCCGCTGGGGACCGGCCCGCATCGCCTACCTGCTCGGCCTGAACCCGGCTACGGTGCACCGGGTGCTGCGTCGCTACGGCCTGGCTCGCCTGACGCATCTGGACCGCGCCACCGCGCAACCCATCCGCCGCTACGAACGCGACGCTCCCGGCGACCTGATCCACGTCGACATCAAAAAGCTGGGCAACATCCCCGACGGCGGCGGTCACCGGGTGCACGGCCGTCAGATCGGCGGCCGCAACAGCCAACGCACCGCCACCGCGACCCGCAGCGCCTACCGCAACCCCTTGCTGGGCTACGGATTCCTGCACAACGCGATCGATGATCACTCCCGTCTGGCCTACACCGAGATCCTGCCCGACGAGACCAAGGAAACCGCCGCCGCGTTCTGGCAGAGGGCGCAGACCTTCTTCCACACCAACGGAATCACCGTCAAACGGGTACTCACTGACAACGGGTCCTGCTACCGCTCACGACTCTGGCGCGACACCCTGGCCGCCGCAGACATCACCCACAAACGCACCCGCCCCTACCGGCCCCAGACCAACGGCAAAGTGGAACGGTTCAACCGCACCCTGCTCGACGAATGGGCCTACGCCCGCCCCTACCGGTCCGAGACCGAACGCCGCCAGGCCCTGCCGCAGTGGCTACACACCTACAATCACCACCGCGGCCACACCGCGCTCAAGGGCCTACCCCCAGCCAGCCGCGTTCCCAACCTCACGGGTCAGAACACCTAG